The Agelaius phoeniceus isolate bAgePho1 chromosome Z, bAgePho1.hap1, whole genome shotgun sequence genomic interval AGTACCAAGACCTTGATAAGCTTCAGTAGGATTTCTAAGCCACATATCTCACCAGGTTAACAGTGGTCCTAGTCCACAGGTTCTGCTCTGAAAACTCTTGCTTGCTCAGGTTCTGACATAAACCCAACAGAGAAGGGTTTGTTCCTGACTAGATACTTGCCATAGACAGAATTGGTTTGACAGCACTGGATTGATCTgaggttttgtgtttttaaaaccAAAGACCAACCTAAATTATGCATATCCCAGCAGGAGAAGGATGGATACCATGAATCCTCTTCAAAGCTGAGCACCCTGTTTCAAACAGCTGTGCAGCAGTGTTCTGCTTCCTGACTCCTCATGggtctgtgctgtgtgtgcaaaCCTGAAATTTAGGGCCATGTCCTTTGGGGCTGAGGTTGCTGATTTGTAACCAAGTCTCAATCCTAGTGTGCTTCCTCTTGAAACACTTCGTAGATGTGTTCCTAATGTGGTTTCTATAAAATGTGGGTGGTTTACTCTTGAGTCCCTCATTTGTTTATATTCCTGTAAGTTTTGTGGTGAAAGGTTCTTCTTTAAAAGGCACCACTACAATTAAACCAAATGGTTCCAAGATTACAAAGCCTTTGTCTCTTACAAGAACCTCTAAATTTAACTGTACAGTGTCAATGCAGTGCTTTCAGTGTCTGACATGCATCAGTCTCCACCCTGAACATCACCAATCCTTGGAAAGTAAGACTCCCTGTTTCTGAAGTCACTGGCTGGCCTTTTACTCTTTTATGATGTTTCCAAATAAAGAGAATAGGAATGAATTAGTGTATATGTTAAAGGCAGAATGACAAGAATATAACTGTCTTAATTCACCCAGTCATGATTGTAGAAGAACAAGTAGAAGAAACtattattttctgtaatctCCCTGAATGTTGTTCAATTATGTAGCAACCGACAGACAAGTGTATGAAAAAGCATGGTTTATTTTGTCAGCCTGTCAATTAAATGTCACTCCTGAGATACACCTTGAAGAAtttgtggtttggggtttttttttttagatttcttGTTGTCAATGTGTTTATAGATGCTACTATTGGCTCTTTAATAAGAAAGAAGgtgagggaaaagaaaggaaatttgaAGAGGAGAGCTGAATTCTGAACCTAAAAACTTCATTTCTACagaaaagacatctgactgcTAGCATTCACTGTTACTCTATGACCATCCAAACCATGAAAAGATTGTGGCTGAAGGTGCATTGCATTGGTATCTTAAGCATGATAGCTACAACCCCACAGTGAATAATCTGACTTCAGCAAAATCCCTGATTTACAAAGTCATCTTCTGTCTCTTTTTAGTGTACTATTTACTTTCTCCAACTCAGTAACTTTTGGAGCCATCTTTTGCAATTCTCAGCTGTGTTTGACACATTCAATACTGGGAGCCTAATATAGCGCTGCCAGCTTTGTGAAAGTACTTGAGAGGGGAGATGGGGGATACAAGAAGCATATCAGCATGAAGGAGGCTGCAGTAGGTGTACCCCTGCAAGCAGACATGGAAGAGCCCACACAAAAATGACAGTTTTGCTTGCCCAACTCTTGTTGAAGGTTGGGGGACCTTCTAAATGAAAGAACAAGAAAAGTTACAACTAGAGCCGGTGCCATCCCAGATGTTGACTTGGGATCACACATTGTGCACAGCCACAGAAAAGGTCTATTCTCACCCCATCAGCTCCAAAGTCACATCAGCAACATCCCTTATTAATATGCCTCAGTGATGAGTGTAGCAGCAAGAATTCTCCTCTCCTTGGGAGTGATGGCATctatgaattaattttaaaagcacagaaacaaCAGCTCAACATCTCTTTACATTCTCTTCCCAAGGGGAGACCATTCTTCCAGTTTGCCTCCACTAAAAGGTCCAGAAGagttttttgtgtttgtcttTTGGTGAGTGGGTCATATGTGTGAGTGCCAAAAGCAGTGCCAATGTCTCAGAAAACCAGTTCCCAGAAACTGAGGCTGCACAGGTTGAGACAGTATTAAGGCAGAAGGTTACTGTTTTTTTGTTAAGACTTGTCATTTGCAATATTGTCATCCACAGGCAGAGTAGgtagagcagagggaagggccAACTGGAGGATTGTCTCCCTAGTTGGGTGTTTAGTGGCAGACCTTTGTGGGGAACATGTTGAATGCTTTTGTGGGCCAGCAGCAAAGAGATTTAGAGAAGCTCAGGATCAGGCAGCACAAGGGAATGAGTAGTGACACTACAGATGTAGCAGTACCAGATGCAATGCTAGGAAGACTCAAGGCCAGAAGCCATACCTGTGAAATTTTCATACATCTCCAACACATGAGCTCTGCTAATCTTCACCAGcataaaacagaaaaagcagcttGGCATCAGACACAGACGTGTGAGACAGAGCCATGTGTTGCCTGCAGGTGGGCAACCAAAGTGTTGCATGGTGGAGACAGGACCATCTGtcagatggacacctgaggcaGATTCCCAGGAGAGGAGGTTGTCATCTGTCATGGCTAACAGGCAGCCTCCTGGACACAGTGCTCATTGGGAATACCTATCACTACTGGACCTCAAAAGTCTGGAAACACTGGAAAGAAGAGCTTCCTGGCTCTTTTCCTGCAGATATTTCACAGTACTGTCTAGGGGAACAAATGCACTTTATCCAAAAAGAGAGGAGCAACTCATAGAATGGTCAATGTATATGTGTTTTACAGTTTTAATGGTCAAGTTTTATGGCAGTATCTTATACTAAGATATCTCTCTATATTTCTCAAACTAAATGAGTTTATTCCAGCAATATAATAACCATATCTGAATGCTTCTTGCTCAAACTCACAGAGAGAGATAAAAAGTAATAAGGACTTTCCAAGAACCTGAAAACCCCTTTGTTTGAATACACTTGGgacaaaacttttaaaatggGCTACAGTCTGGCTTTGTTGACAACAAATCAACAGCAAACACCAATGTATGGACACCCCAGGAATCATTTACTAAATACAtctttattaataataattgcACAATTGAACATAAGTTTCTGCATTGACAGAACATGATGGGATTACATTAACTCATGGAGGTCTGATGCCATGCACAATCCAAGCACAAGAACACCTCTATGTATTTTTAACAGTTTCTAACTTCCATCTCTAGAGAGACAGTTTCAAGGCTAGCTAAAATTTTAACACATATGTAGATTGTCAAAATTGGATCTCTAAATCCCTTGCTAACCCTGAAAATATTTGCAAGTTCTGAATGGGATTTTCTAAAGCACGCCATGTTGGAAAACACTGCCCCAGCAAAAACTGTTCAGGAGTTTCACCTGGGTGTTTTCTGTGACATCTCACTTATTAATACTTTAAGAGCTGTTTCTAATCATGCAAAAGGATCCCACAATAAATTAATCAAAGGAGTGAAATTCCAAATTGCCTAGGAAACATGGACAAGCCAACATCTAAAAATGTATCTTCCTGGTGACCAGCCCACCCCATAGCTCTCAAGAGAAACCCCACTCCTGCAACAACCAAAATTTTCATCTGCCAAAAGAGATGTTTGCAGCTTCCCTCCAGCTGAACATTTCAGGAATATCACTGTCGCCTTATGGAATAGCACAGCCACCTTCGCTTAGGTGATCTTCCACTTGTGAACAAGCAGGTGAAGGAATAATAGTTTCTAAATGTGGAGCATGGGGAAAACTCCTTACTTTGTCAGCCTTCTGGTACACTACAGAGCAGCAAGCAAAATTGCAAATAATCCTGAAAAGTGGGCAATACCTTGTAGCTTCCTGATGGCTGAGGTGAGAGAAAAGTGTGCATGCCATAAAGGCTGGTAGCAGGTGGGCAGTGGTAGGTTCTGCCCCATCAAGCTAATCCTACAGCAAGGTGAGGCTAGACAGTCAAGGTTTTGAACATCCCATCGAAGAAGAATTTATACTTTTTCTGATGCACATGCTAAGCAATTGCCGGTTCTGACAATTGCTTAGCATTCTGTAGACACACTGCTTTTTAATTGGAAACACAGACAAACTGAGTAGAGATTTGTGTTCCTACTGTAACTTCTTTTACAATGTAGCATTTGAACTGGCAGATCTGCCTTTTAAATACAATGATTCTGCAACAccttctatttccaattttaaCTAATAATCTTGGCTTTTATAGTAATACAACCAAGttaacaataaaataataaccCAGTTGTGCAACCCCAGTTCACTTTAGGCCTTGGCTGTCCACCAAGCTCTTCTCTGATTTCAGCAAAATCTGTAACTGGTAGAGTTATTATTAAGATTGAAAGCACTACTAATAAATGCCCACTGTTACCATCACTTTCCCTCAttcttgctgctgcttcccctctTGTACAGCAGAGACCAAGCTCCAACGCACCACCATCCCTTGGCACCGTACTTATTGTATGTCACTGCAGGAGTGTTTTCTACAAAGTGTTGTTCAACCACATCCGTAATGCAGGGGTAAAGATGAGAACTGAACCCGTCACTGACACCACCAGAAATAACCACAGGAAGATCCGATCCAGGACTTGAGCTACAAACTTCCAGTCTTGTACAACCTGGGAAGGACAGAGGGAGGATAAACATAAATGGGAACAGTGCCTTGTACCGTGTTGATACTGCCACATACATTTCAGCTCCCCAAATCTGGTTTTAAAATTAGACGTTTGTAGTATGTGGTAGCCTAACAGAGATCACATTTTCAGCATTCATAGCTGCAAATCACTCAAACCCCCAAAGCAATTCCATGGTTCTACACACACGGTGATGAGACTTCCTCAGCCTGCACAAAAGCTTTTAGTTAAGTGCATATAGGAAAATTTACAGACTTAACCTTGAGGATGGCTTTCCAGTGAACTAGACTTCTTACAGGGAGATCTGCATCTCCCTGTAAATGCCAGGATGAAGCTCTGGCACAGCACTTGGACACAGGCATTGATTCCAGTACAAGCAGTTCGATTTAGTTGTGTTTGCTTAAGTGATTTGTTGACTCAGATTGGGTACACTCAGGAAGGGAATTTTGAATGGTGAGTGCTGGCACAACTATGCATACAGAAAAGTGCTATTTATTAAGGTGATTCAAGGAacctttttattaaaattatttcagcttcAAACAGGTATTAGTCATGGACAGTATGTGTTCACATACTACATGTTTGATTTACTGTTCTTCTTTCTGCTGTAGTCCTCTCAGCACAGTTTAAAAAGCCCTAGCTCTTGCTAGGAGGATGCTAACAGACGTTTTTCCAAATGCTGTCAGCTGCATTGCTCTACTGTCCTACCCTTGCATGAGATTCATTGTTTGCAAACACAGTAATTTGCTATTTTAAATGCCAGGAGGCTCATTGAGAGGTGAAGGATAGTAGTTGGGAACTAATCTAAACAGGTGTTAGTGAAAATCTAGAAGACCTTCACTCAAAAACGAGCAACTATGCAATGCACAGTATATGTTAGGAGGCCAGGACTGACACCTGGCAAATGCCATAGAGCTTGCCTGTAAGCATAAAAGTTACATTTTTGAGCATATGAGTTTAGAGGCTTCCAGATTTGTGTTATCCCAAACTTACACAGGACAAGGTTATTCAAATAAACCCAAACCAGGAATTCCTCCAGGAGAGGCTCCTAGAGTCTCTTGCATCTGCAAAGAGCAGGGACTCACAAAACAATATGCTTCTCCTTGAAGCTATGGGTTGTCTCAAAAGCATTTATCAAGGTCTGAGGAAGAATATGTctcagaggagagcaggaggaagaggcaaagtgaaaagcatgaagaaaaggaaagcacTTGGAAGTCATTTCTGCCAAGGAAAGTGTGATTCCCTCCTTGCCCTCTGTCCACCTACCTGTCTGATGAAATGCTCCTTTTTAACGTGCCTGGAAATGTACCGAATGGAGtctgctgccttttccagaAAGGCAATAACAATTTTTTCTCCGTCTTTTGCTTGCTTGTATTTCTGCTTCCCCAGAAACTTTGATTTCGAGGTGGTTCCCTTTTCTTCAGTCTCTGCAAACGAGTAGCGATCTACATGGGCCCTCATGCAGAGCAGACGAGGCAGCTTCTGGAGAAAGAGCCTTTTGACCCAGGGTGCCATGGGATGGTAAGTTGCTGAGGATCGGTGGTGGACATTGATAACAAACACAGTCACGATGATAGAGAGGGTCACAAAAATCATGATGAAGAGCAGATACTCACCGATCAGAGGGATGACTTTGGAAGAAGAAGGGATTATTTCCTCAATCACTAGAAGGAAAACAGTGAGGGAGACTAGAACTGACGTTGACAATGAAAGCTTTTCACCTTCATCTGAAGGTAGGTAAAACACCAGGACAGTTAGAAAAGACAATCCCAGGCAAGGGATTATTAAGAAAAGAGTGTAAAACAACGGAAGGCGTCTCAATACAAAGGAGTAAGTGACAAATGGGTAAGAGTACAGCCCATCCTTCCTGTTGCCTTTCATACCTTTGGCGTTTAAGATCTCCCACTCCCCATTATCAAAGAAGTCTTTCCTGTCTACATTTTCGTCCACTAAAATCAAGTCCACCATATTGCCATCATATGTCCACGACCCAAACTTCATGGAGCAGTTCTGCCTGTCGAAGGGGAAGAAGGTCACATCCATTGTGCAGGAACTCTTATAACTGGCCGGTGGTGTCCAGGTCACCACTCCATTGTACTTCACTATGGCTTTGGTCATCAGGGATCCCTCAAAACGTCCATCAGCACTGGGAGTTGGACAGGAAGAAACAGTACCAAGTTCAGGACTATGTTTGCCCCAGTCGTACCCCATTTGAGCTCTGTTTTCTATCCCTCACCTGGAGCACAAGGTGCACAACATTCACACAGCCTAAAGAAGCAGCTTTCTGACAGCACACACAAGCCTCACAGTAGCTGACATGCATTGCCCAAGCTCTGGCCCAAGCCCAGAGCAAGGAGCCACACTACTTACTTTTCAAACAAAACGATGTCAGGAAGCCACAGAGACTCAGAGGGGACCCGGATAGCAGTGATCCCACCATATTCATCTGGATTCCAGGAGAGCTTGTGGTCAATCCATTCCTATAACAAAACAGCAGAGTCCTCTGCCCACTCATAAGCAGTGACCTCTTTCCTCACCCCTGCATGAGCCTCAacagctgcacacacagcacagcaggcagaACCTGCTAtgaggctgctcagctgcagagagGGTGCGAGACAGGCATGGCTGGGAGGTGGTGATCCCCACAGGCACTGCTCCTCCAGACACAGGTGAGACCCAAGAACCCATCCCTAAGCTAGTAACCTCAAAGCCAGCACTCCTGGAGAGCACTTGACTCTCACTTCACTCACCACCCTGCACAGCCCACCTGAGAGTAGTCTAGAATGAAGGAGCCACTTCCTTTTAGTGCAGcagctttccttccctctgAGAACCAGCCCAAGCTGGTTTTGGCTGGCACAGACCCCATGGAAGACCCCATGGACCCTAGGTGATATGGGTACTAGCACTCAAATGACAAAGAGGTGGCCTTAATTCACTTTTCAGTGGAGACCTGGCTTTTTTCAGTAAATGGAATACAACACCTAATATCTGTACACCatccttgcaaaaaaaaaaaaaaaaaaaattggtctTTCATCAGAAAGACCTGCAGACTGTTGCAGGAAAAATAATATGATGTTATTGTAAAGTATCTGGTTACAAAAGCAGGGAGAATCCTCTCCATTTTCATCATGTTGAACTCTAGAATAACTGTGTCTCTTTTTTTGGATTTTCAGATAGGGAGGTCATAACAAAGTGGCTCCAACAACCTGGAGATTTCCACAGAAAGGCAATGGAAAATCAGCTCTCTGATCCTTGTTCATTATTGATGAGGATATTCATTTGCCCACAGAAATAGCAGCAATGTCATACAAAAGCTGTAGGCTGTGGTCAATACCAAGAAGTGGAAGATGAACCAGTTTCCATTAAGCTGCAGCACTAAGAGATCTCCAGGGATGCAGAGGTCTCAGCCTTCACTGGGTAATTTCCGTCATGACTTAAGGATGAACCaaaaaagcaatattttctATTAATTCTCCATATGGTTCCCTTCTTATTTCTTTGACTCCACATGCTTTTCACAGCTATACTAGAGAGACTTGTTATTGTTCAGGTGTGGAAAGAGAGGAGGGGCCATTGCTGCTCATAGCCTCAGAATCGGGGACAGAGTACACCACTTTTAGCATGATCTTTTCTCTGAAGATGGTTTTCTAACAGATGTCTCCAGAAGCCTAGGCTGTTAAGTGGTCAGTCTCACCTATGTCCTGGACACTTCCTGTAATAGGTACAACAAGGCTTAGGCTGGAAACATACATCATGCAAGGGGATGGACAGGGCCGAGCAGCAACCAACACAGTCATCTTGTAGCCTCCTAACACAAGAGCAGCAAATACCCTGTGAGCCAGGGTAGAATCATCCCTCTGGAGTTTAACTGGAGCAGCCTCTTGGCCTGGGCGATTTGCTCCATCTGCAATACTCCTCActttctccctgccctgcattGATTTCTCTCCCAGCTAAAGTGCTCTTTCGTGTCTGCAAGGCAAATGGTTGTTTCTTCTTACTAGAGCAGAAAATAGGTTGAGTGCAGACTTGGAAGATGAGCAGTTTAAAACAGGAATCTCCCTGTGGGCTATGCTGACACAAACCATAGCATCAGATGTATAAGGCTCTTtcctctcttctccattttttccaAGCTGCTCCAGACATTGCAATcgctctctccttcctccagTTCCACCAAATTTCCATTTCTGTGCTGTCATTGAAGAGTTTAACCCACTGCTTGTGGAACAAAAAACATGAGACTCAGATTCTTGACCCTTGCTAGCAGGGGGTCATAGCTTGCCTGAATCCAGACACTTTCTCAGCAACCACTAAAGGCTCCTCTGAACCTTGTGTATCAGCCTGCTTGTGTATCAAGTCCCACCATCTTGAGCACCAGGATGTTTGAGGttaacaaaaaaaggaaaagaaaatgcttgTGTTTTAGGTTTGCTTATCCAAGAAAATTAAGACTCCTGCTGAGAAATTATGAAGGTGATCAGGAGCAATCAGCATGGATTCACTAAAAGTAAATCATGCTTGACCAACCTCATTGCTTTCTATGATTAAACATCTCCCTGGATGGTCAAGAGAGAGCTCTGGATATTGTCTACCTTGATTACAACAAGGCTTTCAACACTGTCTCTCTCAGAACATCCTTGTAGGCAAACTCAGGATGTTTGGACTAGATGAGTGAACAGTGAGGTGGGTTGAGACCTGGCAGAATGGCAGATCCCAAAGAGCTTGTAATCAGTGCCACAGGGTCAGGTTGGGAGCCCGTCACTGGTGGTGTCCCCCAAGGTTCCATACTGGGCCCAGTGTTGTTTAACTTTGGATGAAGGCACAGATGCCTTCTCAGCATGACACAAAGTTCAGAGGAGTGGACAATACCCCAGAGGGatgtgcagcccttcagaaggaCCTTGACAAGCTGGAGGGATGGGAAGAGAAGAACATCTGAAATTTAACAGAGGCAAGTTCaaggtcctgcagctgggaaggaacaaccccaggcaccagcccaggctgggggtgacCTGTGGAAAAGGACCTAGGGGTCCTGGTGCACaacaagctgtccatgagccagcagtgtgccctgggggccaagaaggccaatgggaCCCTGGGGTGCATTAGGGAGAGCATTGCCAggaggtcaagggaggtgatcctgtccctctgctcagcacatCTGGAGTTCTACTCAGAAGATCTGGTGAGGTAGATCTGGAGCTCTGTGTCCaattctgggctcctcaggacagaGAAAACATGGATCAAGTCCAGCCAGGGGTAACAAAGATGATGAGGGGACTGGATCATCCCTCGTACAAGGAaaaactgagggagctgggcctacATGAACACACAACTTCCACAGCAGGATACCTGGGTCAGGAACAGGTATTTAGTGCTCAGCCTGAGCTCCTGAGGGCACTTACATATGTGAAAACCACAGCCAGTGCCTCATTTTCCACTCCCCGTGCATTACCTTGATGCTCTTAGCTCATTAAATGGAGAAGTGGTATTAGAAATGGTAACAACTCCCAAGAGCCCAACTCTGGGAAATCACAGTCCTGAGTTTCCCTGAGCTGCCCTAGCTAAAATCTGAGGATTCCAAAGGCTTCCAGAGAAATCAGTGTGTCTACAGTGCATAGGGCTTGGATCTGCAGGTGAAGGTGGGTCCTACAGCCTGCAGGAGAGTGGGTTGGAAAGGGGAGGGGACAGATGAGGGCAGATGAGTTCTGCTGTCTGCCTAAGTGGATATTCAAAGGGAGCAAAGATGTGGCCTTGTGCACAAAAGGGGCTCTACAACTGCAGCTAAAGGTGGGGAAATCGTAATACTGCAGATAATTCAGGGCAGGTTCCCAGCAGTTGTATTTGGACCAGAGAGAAATTTCTCCAGCAAAAGGGGAAAATCCTGTCTTCCCCACAGTGAGGGAAAGGCTGAGCTTCTCCCTCTTCAAGGGAAAGATCATCTTTACACGCAATATCCATATTGGTTTTAGACGTCTTGCTCCAGCCAGAATCTCACACTCACTGCAGCAGTACAGTACCCAGACTGAGACAAAAATTGAGTCACATTTCTCATCCACCAGCCCAGTGACCCCCAAGAACTTTTCCTCATGGCATGATTTCAAGTACAGTTTGTTTTTTATGTCCTCTGCCCAGGATCAGCTGACATCTTTACAGATACTCACAAGGCTGAGAGACTTAAAATAATTGTCACAAGGTCAATAAACCGGTGCAATGTAATCTAAACCAAAAACAGTGTTCTTCAGGAGTGAAGAAGAAAGGAGACCAAACAGTTCAACTTGCACCTTACCATCATTTGTATAAATCACCATCTGTTCCAGAAGCAATTATGATAGAGAGATCTGACTAATTTGCTACAGCTTTTAATGGGAAAAGGtctgtggggtgtgtgtgtgtgtgtgtgtgtgtgtgtgtgtgtgtgtgtgtaacatACTggcctcttctttctctttacaTATGCTGAGGAATGAAGAAATCTATCCGAGGCACCACTCTTGGCTCAGACCAGGGAGACAGTACTTGTGTGACCTCTAAGTATGAGACAGGATAGTCCCTCAGGGCACATACAACATCCCAGGGATAGCCACTGCAATACCAGCTTCCCTGATATAAATACTGGCTTGAGCACACAGCTGGGGTGCAGGTCAGGAGAAGAGGGTACCCTATGTCCTAAAGGCCACCTTGCCTGCCTTTCTGTCTCCATACATAGGCTGAAGGGAGAAGAGTGAAGAAAAACTTCAGGTTAGGTATCTTGGTGCTGGCCACTTAGCATCATGAAATGGGATGGATGGCACAGTGGGCAGCAAACTGAGATGGCTACTCAGCTCAGCagtttccatggggaaaagggaGGTCTGATGTGGTCTAATTTACCTGTTTCAGCCACACGTTGGTTGTCATCAGCTGATTCTTCTCATCCTAGAGTGAGACAGGGAGAGAAGATTGTAATACCAAAGCAGCCATTAGAAAcagaccctgtgcctgctgAGTCCAACCCTGTGCCAAGATGAGGAGATCCCTATGGTCCTGTTTCCCCATGGGCTTGGGCTCTTCACTCACCACTAAGGGAAAGTGACTGACTTGCTAGGTGCTGTCCCTGCTACCACTGGGAGCCTCTGAAAACTGAGGTCTGGCATTTCGCAGGAGCTCAAAGGAATCATATGCCAAAGACCCAGGATGCAGCCAGGGCTCAGAAAGAAAGTGGTATCAGGTTACACATGCTTGTGGGCTCATAGCATGGCTCATCTCCCCACACTGCTCAGCCTGAAGGGAGTTTGGGAAGATACAAGCTGAAACATTGCCCTAAATATGTAAATAAAGCACAAAATTAGAGTGTGCTTTCCACAGCACAAAGGGACGTTaccaggggctgggggatgtAAGGAGCACATTGTTGTGTGGGTACCTCTGGGCATTGTGCAAATTCCACCATGCACTGCagcagaaagagaagggaaatttCCACAAAGGAAGAAACACCGGATTAGCTATGTTGCGTCTAGAGTTTTATCTTAGTGACCAGCTGGGTTAAGACTTGAACTATCTTTGGCATCAATGCTAGCTTGCTTGGAATGAATAACATACAGCCAGGTCTTACTCTTCCTCAGTCCTCTCCTGTAGATGTCTTGTCATTAAATTGCAACATAAATGTCAAGGACTGTCTGGCATGGGTTGTTTGATCAAAACCTTATGGAAATTAGGCCATATTCCCTAAGAACAATAGGGGAAAAAGGACCTTCAGATTTCCTTCAAAACAAATGAGTCTTACAGTCCATGCTGTGGGTGGAGGGGAACAGGGTGGGGAGAAGGTTGTATCACCAGCAGCATTTCATGCTCAGTGTTTTGCTGCCCAACCATCCAACCATCACTGTGCATTTCTTGTGTCAGGAGGCAAAAGCTAATTACATTACCAGTCCTCCCAGGTGGAGGCATAACTATCTATAAAAGTGGTGTTTTACTAACACAACACTTACCACATCCACAAGCTGTGATATCTTTAACCCAAAAAGGACTTTGATGGTGTCGTTGGAGTTTTCCACAGGGCGGACCCATTTCTGATAGCCTTCAAATAAGTGCTTGAGGAGCGCATCCTCATTTTCAGCAACTGAACTGAAGGCATTCACATCTGGAAGAGAGCAACACAGAGTGGAGGCATTGCCAGAAAGCAGACATAGAGAATGCCATGACCTGAAAAAGTGAGACAGAGCAATGATGTAAGGAAAATTCACCTCTGGGCAGCAAATTGTCTTGTACAGCAAATTCTGCAGGAATTCAGATGCACAGACTCTCAGCAGAACCAGGGCAAGTTAATGGAAAGGCAAGATAGCCCAAGCCcaattcacattaaaaaaaatgatcAGAGCAGTGATGACTTTGTACCAGGTTTATGTTTTCTATGGACTTTTTGCCAAAGCAAAAAGAGTCCATCAGGCAGCAGTAAGAGCTGGATGATGCAGTCAGAGCTAGATCTGACAGGCAAGCACAGAGATATCATGGCCTGTACCTGCATGACTTGTGACTCTCACAATCACTGACACCATTCTCCCCCTTCCACTTACTACCATGAAGGGGGAAGGGCAGACCATCCATCCTTTCCCAAACTTCAGCCCACTCCCTGTGGTGTTGAGGTTCTGACATGATctccatctcttcccttgtgcaCAAACACAGCAAACAAGAGTGAGAAGGATCTTATCTCTCTTCAAAGCTACCATGGAGGAAAAAAGACTGGCCCCACACAACAGGGGTCACAGCCAATATTGCTGTGTTAGCAGTCAAAAGGGACCTCACAGGACACTGTGAGCTTGTGCCTTGACAGCCCCAGGATGAGCAGAACATCTGTGCCTGGATTGCCAAGCATTAGGTTGGGAGGGTCTGCAGGCCCATGGATCTGCAGTGCCAGGATCTGACAGtgggagagccctggagggCACAGTCAATATGCTCACATACCATGAGCATCAATGATCAGAGTTAaggcagcccccagcagggaccCTGTACCACATGGAGAGAAAGGGCATTCAAACACAGCAGCCCTTCCAGAGAGAAAACTGGAGGCAGAGGATCATGCTCTGCCTCTACATGGAGGAAAGGATGTGACCACAGACCACTATCTCTGCCCAtgtccccttccccagcagctgctgcccatctccTGAGCATGACAGGCT includes:
- the CHRNB3 gene encoding neuronal acetylcholine receptor subunit beta-3 isoform X1, coding for MLCLVLIVLCLSRSDVNAFSSVAENEDALLKHLFEGYQKWVRPVENSNDTIKVLFGLKISQLVDVDEKNQLMTTNVWLKQEWIDHKLSWNPDEYGGITAIRVPSESLWLPDIVLFENADGRFEGSLMTKAIVKYNGVVTWTPPASYKSSCTMDVTFFPFDRQNCSMKFGSWTYDGNMVDLILVDENVDRKDFFDNGEWEILNAKGMKGNRKDGLYSYPFVTYSFVLRRLPLFYTLFLIIPCLGLSFLTVLVFYLPSDEGEKLSLSTSVLVSLTVFLLVIEEIIPSSSKVIPLIGEYLLFIMIFVTLSIIVTVFVINVHHRSSATYHPMAPWVKRLFLQKLPRLLCMRAHVDRYSFAETEEKGTTSKSKFLGKQKYKQAKDGEKIVIAFLEKAADSIRYISRHVKKEHFIRQVVQDWKFVAQVLDRIFLWLFLVVSVTGSVLIFTPALRMWLNNTL
- the CHRNB3 gene encoding neuronal acetylcholine receptor subunit beta-3 isoform X3, with amino-acid sequence MLCLVLIVLCLSRSDVNAFSSVAENEDALLKHLFEGYQKWVRPVENSNDTIKVLFGLKISQLVDVDEKNQLMTTNVWLKQEWIDHKLSWNPDEYGGITAIRVPSESLWLPDIVLFENADGRFEGSLMTKAIVKYNGVVTWTPPASYKSSCTMDVTFFPFDRQNCSMKFGSWTYDGNMVDLILVDENVDRKDFFDNGEWEILNAKVIEEIIPSSSKVIPLIATYHPMAPWVKRLFLQKLPRLLCMRAHVDRYSFAETEEKGTTSKSKFLGKQKYKQAKDGEKIVIAFLEKAADSIRYISRHVKKEHFIRQVVQDWKFVAQVLDRIFLWLFLVVSVTGSVLIFTPALRMWLNNTL
- the CHRNB3 gene encoding neuronal acetylcholine receptor subunit beta-3 isoform X2 — protein: MTTNVWLKQEWIDHKLSWNPDEYGGITAIRVPSESLWLPDIVLFENADGRFEGSLMTKAIVKYNGVVTWTPPASYKSSCTMDVTFFPFDRQNCSMKFGSWTYDGNMVDLILVDENVDRKDFFDNGEWEILNAKGMKGNRKDGLYSYPFVTYSFVLRRLPLFYTLFLIIPCLGLSFLTVLVFYLPSDEGEKLSLSTSVLVSLTVFLLVIEEIIPSSSKVIPLIGEYLLFIMIFVTLSIIVTVFVINVHHRSSATYHPMAPWVKRLFLQKLPRLLCMRAHVDRYSFAETEEKGTTSKSKFLGKQKYKQAKDGEKIVIAFLEKAADSIRYISRHVKKEHFIRQVVQDWKFVAQVLDRIFLWLFLVVSVTGSVLIFTPALRMWLNNTL